A region from the Enterobacter roggenkampii genome encodes:
- a CDS encoding regulatory phage cox family protein, with product MNNQLVSSTDAVPYQEFARLIGKTPAAVKGMIEKGKLPVVEMTDPQSTSGRAGEYWVYLPAWNKGMKMAYDSRPKEIRDGWLMWLGLGQPSR from the coding sequence ATGAACAACCAGCTTGTAAGTAGCACGGATGCGGTCCCGTATCAGGAGTTTGCCCGTCTTATTGGTAAAACACCCGCAGCCGTTAAAGGCATGATTGAGAAGGGCAAGCTGCCTGTAGTCGAGATGACTGATCCGCAGTCAACGAGTGGGCGCGCAGGGGAATATTGGGTCTACCTGCCAGCATGGAACAAAGGAATGAAGATGGCTTATGACAGCCGTCCTAAAGAGATTCGCGATGGTTGGCTGATGTGGCTCGGCTTAGGGCAACCTTCACGGTGA
- a CDS encoding ABC transporter ATP-binding protein, giving the protein MTMIETATAPQAQQRSDLLLDVKDLRVTFKTPDGDVTAVNDLNFNLRAGETLGIVGESGSGKSQTAFALMGLLAANGVIGGSAKFNGREILNLPEHELNKLRAEQISMIFQDPMTSLNPYMRVGEQLMEVLMLHKGLGKAEAFEESVKMLDAVKMPEARKRMRMFPHEFSGGMRQRVMIAMALLCRPKLLIADEPTTALDVTVQAQIMTLLNELKREFNTAIIMITHDLGVVAGICDKVLVMYAGRTMEYGKAREVFYQPAHPYSIGLLNAVPRLDAEGESLLTIPGNPPNLLRLPKGCPFQPRCPHAMEICNSAPPLEEFAPGRLRACFKPQEELV; this is encoded by the coding sequence ATGACAATGATTGAAACGGCAACCGCGCCACAGGCGCAGCAGCGGAGCGACCTTCTGCTGGACGTAAAAGATCTTCGCGTCACCTTTAAGACCCCGGACGGGGATGTGACCGCCGTGAACGATCTCAACTTCAACCTGCGCGCGGGTGAAACGCTCGGTATCGTGGGGGAATCCGGTTCCGGTAAATCCCAGACCGCCTTTGCGTTAATGGGCCTGCTGGCCGCTAACGGTGTGATTGGCGGTTCCGCGAAATTCAACGGTCGTGAAATCCTCAACCTGCCGGAGCACGAGCTGAACAAGCTGCGCGCAGAGCAGATCTCGATGATTTTCCAGGATCCGATGACCTCGCTGAACCCGTACATGCGCGTCGGTGAGCAGCTGATGGAAGTGCTGATGCTGCATAAAGGTCTGGGCAAAGCCGAAGCCTTTGAAGAGTCGGTCAAAATGCTCGATGCGGTGAAAATGCCGGAAGCGCGCAAGCGTATGCGCATGTTCCCGCACGAGTTCTCCGGCGGTATGCGTCAGCGCGTGATGATTGCGATGGCGCTGCTGTGCCGGCCAAAACTGCTGATTGCCGACGAACCGACCACCGCGCTGGACGTTACCGTTCAGGCGCAAATCATGACCCTGCTGAACGAGCTGAAGCGTGAGTTCAACACGGCGATTATCATGATCACCCACGACCTGGGCGTGGTGGCGGGCATCTGTGACAAAGTGCTGGTGATGTATGCCGGTCGTACCATGGAATACGGCAAAGCGCGTGAGGTGTTCTATCAGCCAGCCCATCCTTACTCGATCGGCCTGCTGAACGCGGTGCCGCGTCTCGATGCGGAAGGGGAATCCCTGCTGACCATTCCGGGCAACCCGCCAAACCTGCTGCGCCTGCCGAAAGGCTGTCCGTTCCAGCCGCGCTGTCCGCACGCGATGGAAATCTGCAATAGCGCACCGCCGCTGGAAGAGTTTGCACCAGGCCGTCTGCGCGCCTGCTTTAAGCCGCAGGAGGAGCTGGTATGA
- a CDS encoding DUF2732 family protein encodes MQKQNTAPGGMFSALLEQAVNEAQRDLATRFSSRFDGLIAHISKSELNRTEIIELLGQESANLHNSIFD; translated from the coding sequence ATGCAAAAACAAAATACAGCTCCAGGTGGCATGTTTTCCGCTCTTCTGGAGCAGGCAGTAAACGAAGCACAGCGCGACCTCGCGACACGATTCTCATCTCGATTTGACGGGCTTATCGCGCATATCAGCAAGTCTGAGCTCAATCGTACCGAGATTATCGAGTTATTAGGTCAAGAATCGGCAAATTTGCACAACTCAATTTTCGATTGA
- a CDS encoding tyrosine-type recombinase/integrase codes for MSVKKLDDGRYEVDIRPAGRNGKRIRRKFDKKSEAMAFEKHTQYNHHSKEWLSKPTDKRQLSELKELWWKLKGKHEEHGQSYLRKIERFETMTGNPCAFQITKSLITQYCAQRRGEGIKPTTINRDLITLGGMFTTLIESELYNGEHPFRGFKKLKEQTAETGYLTLEEIDALLAALSGDNRKIAVLCLSTGARWGEAARLKAENVIHNRVSFVKTKTNTPRTVPISDDVAAYVVGKTRGFLFPEASYADFRRTLKEVKPDLPAGQATHALRHSFATHFMINGGNIITLQRILGHTKIAQTMVYAHFAPQYLQDAISLNPLKGANGGQSVHNVSTP; via the coding sequence ATGTCTGTTAAAAAGCTCGATGATGGTCGATATGAAGTGGACATTAGACCGGCTGGGCGTAACGGAAAACGCATCCGTCGGAAGTTCGACAAGAAAAGCGAGGCGATGGCATTTGAAAAGCATACTCAATATAACCATCACTCAAAGGAATGGCTTTCAAAACCAACGGACAAACGCCAATTGTCGGAACTGAAAGAGTTATGGTGGAAGCTGAAAGGTAAACATGAGGAGCACGGTCAATCGTATCTCAGGAAAATTGAGCGTTTCGAAACGATGACCGGAAACCCGTGCGCTTTCCAGATTACCAAGAGCCTGATAACGCAATATTGTGCTCAACGCCGGGGTGAAGGTATTAAGCCAACAACCATCAACCGCGACCTGATCACACTAGGTGGGATGTTCACTACCCTGATTGAGTCAGAGCTCTATAACGGTGAACATCCATTCAGGGGATTCAAAAAACTGAAAGAGCAGACAGCCGAAACGGGCTATCTCACTCTTGAGGAAATTGACGCCTTACTAGCTGCGCTCTCAGGTGATAATCGTAAAATTGCGGTTTTATGTTTGAGCACCGGGGCAAGATGGGGAGAAGCGGCACGGTTAAAGGCGGAGAACGTGATTCATAACCGGGTGTCTTTCGTTAAGACGAAAACCAACACACCGCGCACGGTCCCGATCTCTGATGACGTTGCGGCTTACGTAGTCGGCAAAACACGAGGCTTTCTTTTTCCTGAAGCCAGTTATGCTGACTTCAGGCGAACCCTCAAAGAGGTTAAGCCCGATTTACCGGCCGGACAAGCAACACATGCGCTACGACACTCTTTCGCCACGCACTTTATGATTAACGGGGGCAACATCATTACACTGCAGAGGATCTTAGGTCATACGAAAATTGCGCAGACAATGGTCTATGCGCACTTCGCTCCTCAGTACCTTCAGGATGCGATTTCGCTTAACCCGTTGAAGGGTGCTAATGGTGGTCAGAGTGTCCACAATGTGTCCACACCCTAG
- a CDS encoding DUF5405 family protein: MSIRIEINNQYVITSDRYQFILQEKKTATSGKNEGKEWLDVVGYYPNIPKLISGLVLHDLLTSDLTSFSALEARIERMGKQCLDAFK; the protein is encoded by the coding sequence TTGAGCATACGCATCGAGATTAATAACCAATACGTCATCACCAGTGACCGCTATCAATTCATTTTGCAGGAAAAAAAGACCGCTACATCCGGGAAGAATGAAGGTAAGGAATGGCTGGACGTTGTGGGTTACTACCCAAATATCCCTAAGCTTATCTCAGGCTTGGTATTGCATGATCTTTTGACCAGCGATCTTACCAGCTTCTCAGCTTTGGAAGCTCGGATTGAACGCATGGGGAAGCAATGTCTGGACGCTTTTAAATAA
- the leuE gene encoding leucine efflux protein LeuE has translation MFAEFGVLNFWTYVVGAFFIVLVPGPNTLFVLKTGIGHGVKKGYLAATGVFIGDAVLMFLAWAGVAALIQTTPVLFNIVRYLGAFYLLWLGGKMLWSVITRQNHAQESGTEPASTIMKRSLVLSLTNPKAILFYVSFFVQFIDVNAQNTGTSFLILATTLELISFMYMSFLIFSGAFVTRYLKTKKKLAKLGNGLIGLLFVGFAARLASLH, from the coding sequence GTGTTTGCGGAGTTTGGCGTACTGAATTTCTGGACGTATGTTGTTGGCGCGTTTTTTATCGTGCTGGTACCGGGGCCAAATACCCTGTTTGTGCTTAAAACTGGAATTGGACACGGCGTTAAAAAAGGGTACCTGGCCGCCACGGGTGTATTTATCGGCGATGCGGTGCTGATGTTTCTTGCCTGGGCGGGCGTCGCGGCATTAATCCAGACCACGCCGGTACTGTTTAATATCGTGCGTTATCTCGGCGCCTTCTACCTGCTGTGGCTGGGCGGCAAAATGCTCTGGTCGGTCATTACCCGCCAGAATCACGCTCAGGAAAGCGGCACCGAGCCTGCCAGCACGATCATGAAACGTTCGCTGGTGCTGAGCCTGACGAATCCAAAAGCGATTCTGTTCTACGTATCGTTCTTTGTTCAGTTCATCGACGTGAATGCGCAGAACACCGGTACCTCTTTCCTTATCCTCGCGACGACGCTTGAGTTGATAAGCTTCATGTACATGAGCTTCCTGATCTTCTCCGGTGCATTTGTCACGCGCTATCTCAAAACGAAAAAGAAACTGGCAAAGCTGGGGAACGGGCTGATAGGGCTGCTGTTTGTCGGGTTTGCGGCGAGGTTGGCGTCGCTGCACTGA
- a CDS encoding replication protein B, whose protein sequence is MTVMTLDVIQKQPTALRGLVCKYLAQPRWQDTCDFYNQMMERERLTVCFHAQLKQRHSVMRLEEMTEADRERLVCALDELRNAFARHRQLGVSKATFISRLTVSQRRSLFLHAGLTEQEFMMPYWRLNEEGCYWRDKLFRALRELFSLFEYAPTILTSVKPEQYLH, encoded by the coding sequence ATGACGGTAATGACACTGGACGTGATCCAGAAACAACCAACAGCGCTTCGCGGTCTGGTCTGCAAGTATCTGGCTCAGCCTCGCTGGCAGGACACTTGCGATTTTTACAATCAGATGATGGAGCGGGAGCGTCTTACGGTTTGTTTCCACGCTCAATTAAAACAGCGCCACTCTGTCATGCGCTTAGAGGAAATGACCGAAGCCGATCGTGAGCGTCTTGTTTGCGCGCTTGATGAATTGAGAAATGCATTCGCCCGGCACCGCCAACTTGGCGTGTCGAAAGCAACTTTCATCAGCCGCCTGACCGTTAGCCAAAGGCGATCACTGTTTCTTCATGCTGGGCTGACAGAGCAGGAATTTATGATGCCGTACTGGCGTTTGAACGAAGAGGGCTGTTATTGGCGCGACAAACTTTTCCGCGCGCTGCGAGAGCTGTTTAGCCTTTTTGAGTACGCACCAACCATTTTAACCTCGGTAAAACCTGAGCAGTATTTACATTAA
- a CDS encoding helix-turn-helix domain-containing protein, with amino-acid sequence MSTPINEKIKLIRESERLNRKEISELTGIAYGSFCGYEAGDKKPGVEPIMRILQHPRFTKYTLWFMTDQIAPEAGQIAPALAHFGQQTTTSPHSDQKTG; translated from the coding sequence ATGTCAACCCCGATAAATGAAAAAATCAAACTCATCAGGGAGTCAGAACGATTAAATAGAAAGGAAATCAGTGAGTTAACTGGAATAGCATATGGTTCATTTTGTGGATACGAAGCTGGGGATAAAAAACCGGGTGTCGAGCCCATAATGAGAATCCTTCAACATCCTCGTTTCACCAAGTACACCTTATGGTTTATGACTGACCAAATAGCACCTGAAGCTGGGCAGATTGCACCGGCTCTCGCGCACTTTGGGCAGCAGACAACAACGTCACCCCACTCAGACCAGAAAACTGGCTAA
- a CDS encoding YciY family protein, translating into MKRSRTEVGRWRMLRQVSRRKARWLEAQSRRNMRIHAIRKCGMTRHRNALLFAVQDI; encoded by the coding sequence ATGAAGCGCAGTAGAACAGAAGTAGGGCGCTGGCGCATGTTGCGACAGGTGAGTCGTCGCAAGGCTCGTTGGCTGGAAGCACAATCCCGCCGCAATATGCGTATTCACGCCATCAGAAAATGTGGAATGACCCGGCACCGCAACGCGTTGCTGTTCGCCGTCCAGGATATCTGA
- a CDS encoding replication endonuclease, which produces MSNEPRGRVVPSPPPPFLKGTSDSFVGAYPWNNVTKEAIGRDRPLTRAELRQVQGVLNRIDRLPFFLQTLFTSRYNFIRRKKSPLGGLYFLKNTFERKLLPRLERVNELCGMNESASIGFLSERDQYARLPDMNDKELRKFAARIASQLWSKYEELSDAWADAHGGKETLFTDEAQSHLYGQVAGVARALNITPMYWKKYRKGQMTIRMAFSVISRLIKDEWWVNQLKVQRMRWREALLIAAGEVNKDRSPYASKIAIRDVQARRLANLEYLKSCELENKITGERIDLISKVMGSISNPEIRRMELMNTIAGIERYATSVGDVGMFITLTTPSKYHPTRQVGKGESKTVQLNHGWNETVFTPKDGQRYLCRIWSLMRTAFKDNDLDVYGMRVVEPHHDGTPHWHMMLFCKPGQRKAINEIMRRYALKEDGHEKGAAKQRFESRHLNQGGAAGYIAKYIAKNIDGYALDGQLDHDTGKPLKDTAAAVTAWASTWRIPQFKPIGLPTMGAYRELRKLPRGVSIACEFDDRVEAARAAADEGDFERYIIAQGGANMPRDAQAVRVARKVTDEVNEYEEDVERVVGIYAPHLGAHRVHVTRTAEWRIVPKVLAVEPLTLKSGSAAPRSPVNNCGKLTGGGDPVMTTTPSEQAAAVLNLIERGVIGWNEPDVVKVLNGALKAGVPRKNRQQRRNAQLKTSELAPSARMTKAERDRVAKIRFDLALEGINPERWELNALTRGATVVYGKKSFSYSCAQEWDEIKLNFDF; this is translated from the coding sequence ATGTCCAACGAACCTCGGGGGCGTGTTGTCCCCTCGCCACCACCACCATTTTTGAAGGGCACCAGTGATTCATTCGTTGGTGCTTATCCCTGGAATAACGTCACCAAAGAGGCCATTGGCCGCGACAGACCCCTTACACGTGCCGAACTCCGTCAGGTGCAAGGTGTTTTAAACCGGATTGACCGTCTGCCGTTTTTCCTGCAAACACTGTTTACATCGCGTTATAACTTCATCCGCCGTAAAAAGAGCCCTTTAGGTGGGCTGTATTTCCTTAAAAACACGTTTGAGCGCAAGCTGCTGCCGCGTCTTGAGCGTGTTAATGAGCTGTGCGGGATGAATGAATCCGCCTCGATTGGTTTTCTGTCCGAGCGCGACCAGTATGCGCGCTTACCAGATATGAATGACAAAGAACTCAGGAAATTTGCGGCCAGAATTGCCTCTCAGCTCTGGAGCAAATACGAGGAGTTAAGCGACGCCTGGGCGGATGCTCACGGCGGGAAAGAGACGCTTTTCACCGATGAAGCTCAGTCGCACCTATACGGGCAAGTGGCCGGTGTTGCTCGCGCATTAAACATCACCCCGATGTACTGGAAAAAATACCGTAAGGGTCAGATGACGATCCGCATGGCATTTTCCGTTATTTCACGACTGATTAAAGACGAGTGGTGGGTCAACCAGCTCAAGGTGCAGCGGATGCGCTGGCGCGAGGCGCTGCTCATCGCAGCAGGCGAGGTCAACAAAGACCGTTCACCTTACGCAAGCAAAATAGCGATCCGCGATGTTCAAGCGCGCCGCCTGGCTAATCTCGAATACCTGAAATCCTGCGAACTGGAAAACAAAATCACCGGCGAACGTATTGACCTCATAAGCAAGGTCATGGGGAGTATTTCGAACCCTGAAATACGTCGTATGGAGCTGATGAATACTATCGCCGGGATTGAACGCTACGCGACCAGCGTTGGTGACGTGGGGATGTTTATCACGCTGACCACTCCATCGAAGTATCACCCGACCCGTCAGGTTGGCAAAGGTGAAAGCAAAACTGTACAGCTCAATCACGGCTGGAACGAAACAGTATTCACACCCAAAGACGGCCAGCGCTATCTATGCCGAATCTGGAGCCTGATGCGTACAGCTTTCAAAGATAACGATTTAGATGTTTACGGGATGCGCGTTGTCGAACCGCACCACGACGGCACGCCACACTGGCACATGATGCTGTTTTGCAAACCCGGTCAGCGTAAAGCCATTAACGAAATTATGCGTCGTTATGCCCTCAAAGAGGACGGACACGAAAAGGGCGCGGCAAAACAGCGCTTTGAGTCACGCCATCTTAATCAGGGCGGGGCGGCGGGTTATATCGCCAAATACATTGCAAAAAATATCGACGGTTACGCGCTTGACGGCCAGCTCGATCACGACACCGGCAAGCCTCTGAAAGATACGGCCGCAGCCGTCACCGCATGGGCGTCAACATGGCGTATCCCTCAGTTTAAACCGATTGGTCTCCCGACGATGGGCGCTTACCGCGAACTGCGCAAACTGCCGCGCGGGGTGAGTATTGCCTGCGAGTTTGACGACAGGGTCGAGGCCGCGCGAGCAGCTGCAGATGAGGGGGATTTTGAGCGGTACATCATCGCGCAGGGTGGGGCAAACATGCCGCGTGATGCTCAGGCCGTCAGGGTCGCCCGTAAGGTGACGGATGAGGTCAACGAATACGAGGAAGATGTTGAGAGGGTTGTCGGGATTTATGCCCCTCACCTCGGGGCTCACCGTGTCCATGTAACCCGTACAGCCGAATGGCGAATCGTACCAAAGGTTTTGGCCGTTGAGCCTTTGACCTTAAAAAGCGGCTCTGCCGCGCCTCGGAGTCCTGTCAATAACTGTGGAAAGCTCACCGGCGGCGGCGATCCTGTTATGACCACCACACCGTCTGAGCAAGCCGCAGCGGTGTTAAATCTGATTGAGCGCGGGGTTATCGGCTGGAATGAGCCGGACGTCGTGAAGGTGCTTAACGGAGCGTTAAAAGCTGGCGTACCGCGTAAGAATCGCCAGCAAAGAAGGAATGCGCAGCTCAAAACGAGCGAGCTAGCGCCATCAGCCAGGATGACAAAAGCCGAAAGGGATCGCGTCGCAAAAATTCGTTTCGATTTAGCTCTGGAAGGGATTAACCCGGAACGGTGGGAACTTAACGCGCTGACGCGTGGTGCAACAGTAGTTTATGGCAAGAAGTCTTTTAGCTACTCGTGTGCTCAGGAGTGGGATGAAATCAAGTTAAATTTTGACTTCTGA
- a CDS encoding HI1450 family dsDNA-mimic protein, whose product MEMDLNNRLTEDETLEQAYDIFLELAVDNLDPADVILFNLQFEERGGAELFDPSEDWAEHVDFDLNPDFFAEVVIGLADEDGGEINDIFARVLLCREKDHKLCHILWRE is encoded by the coding sequence ATGGAAATGGATCTGAACAATCGCCTGACCGAAGACGAAACGCTCGAGCAGGCCTATGACATTTTTCTCGAACTGGCGGTTGATAACCTCGATCCCGCAGACGTGATCCTCTTTAATCTGCAGTTCGAAGAGCGCGGCGGTGCCGAACTGTTCGACCCTTCAGAAGACTGGGCTGAGCATGTGGATTTCGACCTGAACCCTGACTTCTTCGCCGAAGTGGTGATCGGGCTGGCCGATGAAGACGGTGGCGAAATTAATGATATCTTCGCTCGCGTCCTGCTCTGCCGTGAGAAAGACCACAAGCTGTGCCATATTCTCTGGCGCGAATAA
- the oppF gene encoding murein tripeptide/oligopeptide ABC transporter ATP-binding protein OppF has product MNALDEKRNVLLEIADLKVHFDIKDGKQWFWQPSKTLKAVDGVTLRLYEGETLGVVGESGCGKSTFARAIIGLVKATDGKVAWLGKDLLGMKPDEWRDVRSDIQMIFQDPLASLNPRMTIGEIIAEPLRTYHPKMSRQEVRDRVKAMMLKVGLLPNLINRYPHEFSGGQCQRIGIARALILEPKLIICDEPVSALDVSIQAQVVNLLQKLQREMGLSLIFIAHDLAVVKHISDRVLVMYLGHAVELGTYDEVYHNPLHPYTKALMSAVPIPDPDLEKNKTIQLLEGELPSPINPPSGCVFRTRCPMAGPECAKTRPVLEGSFRHAVSCLKVDPL; this is encoded by the coding sequence ATGAACGCATTAGATGAAAAACGCAATGTACTGCTCGAAATTGCTGACCTTAAAGTGCATTTCGACATCAAGGACGGCAAACAGTGGTTCTGGCAGCCGTCGAAGACCCTGAAAGCGGTGGACGGCGTCACGCTGCGCCTGTATGAAGGGGAAACCCTGGGCGTGGTGGGCGAGTCCGGCTGCGGTAAATCGACCTTTGCGCGCGCCATTATCGGTCTGGTAAAAGCCACCGACGGCAAAGTGGCCTGGCTGGGTAAAGATCTGCTGGGCATGAAGCCCGACGAGTGGCGCGACGTGCGCAGCGATATCCAGATGATTTTCCAGGATCCGCTGGCGTCATTAAACCCGCGTATGACCATCGGTGAGATTATTGCCGAGCCGCTGCGGACCTATCATCCGAAGATGTCTCGCCAGGAAGTGCGCGATCGCGTTAAGGCGATGATGCTGAAAGTCGGGCTGTTGCCTAACCTCATCAACCGCTATCCTCACGAGTTCTCCGGCGGTCAGTGTCAGCGTATTGGTATTGCACGCGCCCTGATCCTCGAACCGAAGCTGATTATCTGTGATGAGCCGGTTTCCGCGCTCGACGTCTCCATTCAGGCGCAGGTGGTTAACCTGCTGCAGAAGCTGCAGCGCGAAATGGGGCTGTCGCTGATCTTCATCGCGCATGACCTGGCCGTGGTGAAACACATCTCTGACCGCGTGCTGGTGATGTATCTGGGGCACGCCGTGGAGCTGGGCACCTATGACGAGGTGTACCACAATCCGCTGCACCCTTACACCAAAGCGCTGATGTCGGCAGTGCCGATCCCCGATCCCGATCTGGAAAAGAATAAGACCATCCAGCTTCTGGAAGGGGAATTGCCTTCACCGATTAACCCGCCGTCGGGCTGTGTCTTCCGCACGCGCTGCCCTATGGCCGGGCCGGAATGTGCGAAAACGCGGCCGGTTCTAGAAGGCAGTTTCCGACATGCGGTTTCCTGCCTGAAAGTAGACCCGTTATAA
- a CDS encoding ion transporter yields the protein MMSALIFCEVTVSRLFTSARRRLYHVLFDPETVSGRRFEGLCGLFALLSVVIIFIESGAGTQYHLTFDEWHVFVWLELAITLVFTAEYLLRVIAWPNPARYVFSFWGFIDLATILPLYVMWLWPEISLSYVFAWRAMRVIRVLRILKLLRFMPSLRIFWSAIVSARHQLILFYSFIAIVMIVFGALMYLIEGPKYGFTTLNASVYWAIVTVTTVGYGDITPHTPLGRIVASVLILIGYSVIAIPTGLITTHMSSAFQSRKQQRKCPRCHQGEHELNARYCHRCGNPLPE from the coding sequence ATGATGTCAGCCCTTATTTTTTGCGAGGTCACTGTGTCGCGTTTATTCACGTCAGCCCGTCGGCGGCTTTATCATGTTTTATTCGATCCTGAAACGGTATCCGGACGGCGCTTCGAGGGTCTTTGTGGTTTATTTGCGCTCCTCAGCGTGGTTATCATCTTTATTGAATCGGGTGCCGGGACGCAATACCACCTGACGTTTGACGAATGGCATGTCTTTGTCTGGCTTGAGCTGGCGATTACCCTGGTGTTTACCGCTGAATATCTCCTCCGAGTGATTGCCTGGCCTAACCCGGCCCGATATGTTTTCAGCTTCTGGGGATTTATCGATTTAGCCACCATTCTGCCGCTCTACGTCATGTGGCTGTGGCCGGAAATCAGCCTGAGCTATGTCTTTGCCTGGCGAGCGATGCGCGTTATTCGCGTATTACGTATTCTGAAATTACTGCGCTTTATGCCCTCACTGCGCATATTCTGGAGCGCAATCGTCAGCGCCCGTCATCAGCTTATTCTGTTCTATTCGTTTATTGCCATTGTCATGATTGTTTTTGGCGCACTGATGTATCTGATTGAGGGGCCGAAATATGGCTTTACGACGCTCAATGCGTCCGTCTACTGGGCGATCGTGACCGTAACGACCGTGGGGTACGGGGATATCACGCCCCATACGCCGCTGGGGCGAATTGTGGCCTCAGTGCTTATTTTGATTGGCTATTCGGTCATTGCCATTCCGACCGGGCTGATTACCACGCACATGAGTAGCGCATTTCAGAGCCGGAAGCAGCAGCGCAAATGTCCGCGATGTCATCAGGGGGAACATGAACTCAACGCGCGTTATTGTCACCGCTGTGGGAATCCGTTGCCGGAGTAA
- the cls gene encoding cardiolipin synthase: MTTFYTVVSWLVILGYWLLIAGVTLRILMKRRAVPSAMAWLLIIYILPLVGIIAYLSFGELHLGKRRAERARAMWPSTAKWLNDLKACKHIFAEENSSVASSLFKLCERRQGIGGVKGNQLQLLTSSDDVMQALIRDIQLARHNIEMVFYIWQPGGMADQVAESLMAAARRGIHCRLMLDSAGSVAFFRSPWAGMMRNAGIEVVEALKVNLLRVFLRRMDLRQHRKMIMIDNYIAYTGSMNMVDPRFFKQDSGVGQWVDLMARMEGPIATSMGIVYSCDWEIETGKRILPPPPDGNIMPFEEASGHTIHTIASGPGFPEDLIHQALLTATYSAREYLIMTTPYFVPSDDLLHAICTAAQRGVDVSIILPRKNDSLLVGWASRAFFSELLAAGVKIYQFEGGLLHTKSVLVDGELSLVGTVNLDMRSLWLNFEITLVIDDAGFGGDLAAVQDDYISRSRLLDARLWVKRPLWQRIAERLFYFFSPLL; the protein is encoded by the coding sequence ATGACAACCTTCTACACCGTGGTGAGTTGGCTGGTCATTTTGGGATACTGGCTGTTAATCGCGGGTGTGACGTTACGCATCCTGATGAAGCGCAGAGCCGTACCCTCTGCCATGGCCTGGCTTCTGATCATCTACATCCTGCCGCTGGTGGGAATTATCGCCTATCTCTCTTTCGGTGAGCTTCATCTCGGTAAACGCCGCGCCGAGCGGGCCCGCGCCATGTGGCCCTCCACCGCGAAGTGGCTAAACGACCTTAAAGCCTGCAAGCATATCTTTGCCGAGGAGAACAGCAGCGTCGCCTCGTCACTGTTTAAGCTGTGCGAGCGCCGTCAGGGGATTGGCGGCGTTAAGGGTAATCAGCTCCAGCTGCTAACCTCGTCCGACGACGTTATGCAGGCGTTAATCCGCGATATCCAGCTGGCGCGTCATAATATCGAGATGGTTTTCTATATCTGGCAGCCCGGCGGGATGGCTGACCAGGTCGCGGAATCTCTGATGGCCGCGGCGCGACGCGGCATTCACTGCCGTCTGATGCTTGACTCTGCGGGCAGCGTGGCATTTTTCCGCAGTCCCTGGGCAGGGATGATGCGCAATGCCGGTATCGAAGTGGTCGAGGCGCTGAAGGTTAACCTCCTGCGCGTGTTTCTGCGCCGGATGGACCTTCGTCAGCACCGTAAAATGATCATGATCGATAACTATATTGCCTACACCGGCAGCATGAACATGGTTGACCCGCGCTTCTTTAAACAGGACTCGGGCGTGGGTCAGTGGGTGGATTTGATGGCGCGCATGGAGGGGCCGATTGCCACCTCGATGGGCATCGTCTACTCCTGCGACTGGGAGATAGAGACCGGCAAACGCATCCTGCCGCCACCGCCGGACGGCAATATTATGCCGTTTGAAGAGGCCAGCGGTCACACTATTCATACCATTGCTTCCGGCCCGGGCTTCCCGGAGGATTTGATTCATCAGGCGCTGCTGACGGCGACCTACTCGGCGCGTGAATATCTGATCATGACGACGCCCTACTTTGTTCCCAGCGATGACCTCCTGCACGCGATCTGTACCGCGGCGCAGCGCGGCGTGGATGTGAGCATTATTTTGCCGCGCAAAAATGACTCCCTTCTGGTGGGCTGGGCCAGCCGGGCATTCTTTAGCGAACTGCTGGCCGCAGGGGTGAAGATCTACCAGTTCGAAGGCGGACTGCTCCATACCAAGAGCGTGCTTGTCGACGGCGAGTTAAGCCTGGTGGGAACGGTGAACCTGGATATGCGCAGCCTGTGGCTTAACTTTGAAATCACGCTGGTTATTGATGATGCCGGCTTTGGCGGCGATCTCGCGGCGGTGCAGGATGATTATATCTCTCGCTCCCGCCTGCTGGATGCCAGACTGTGGGTAAAACGTCCGCTGTGGCAGAGAATTGCCGAACGACTGTTTTACTTCTTTAGTCCGTTGCTGTAA